GGCGTGACGCAATGAATGCACCAACCATCGCGGCGATAAAAGATGCAGGTAGGCAAACTGCCATGATTTCCAAGAAGCTGACACCGATCGGCTCCATGATCGAAATCATGGCGGCCATGGCTGCAGAGATAGGGGAGCCCGAAATCGCTACCTGTGAAGCAACCACCGCACCGGCCAGCGGGCGGGAAGGGCGCACGCCGATCTCCTTGGCGACTTCCGAAATGACCGGCAAGGTCGAGAACACGGTGTAACCGGTACCGGCCATGATGGTCATCAGCCAAGTGATCATCGGGGCCAGAAAACAGATATATTTCGGGTTGCGGCGCATCAGGTTACCGGCATGGTGGACCAGCCAATCCATCCCGCCTGCCGCCTGCATGGTTGATGCTGCGGTAACCACCGCCATGATGATCAAAATAACATTGACGGCGGGGGCGCTGGGCTCCAGACCAAAGCCGAGGGTCAATATCGCCAGTCCCAACCCACCGGCTAGGCCGACGCCGAGTCCGCCCATTTTTAATCCCCAGTATATGCAGCCTAATACCACTAACAGCTCTATTGCTACTAACATAGTTTTTCCTGTCCGTTTGAAATGATAAAACCTTGAAATATTTGCGGGTATAGTGCGGAAATGGTTTTGGGGTGTTAAATGCCAAATATTGCTTCGCGATACCGAATCGGCATAGGGGCTACGCCAAAACTGGGACTGAGTTAACAGACCTGTGAGGTCAGGCCTTAATTCTGCACAAAATAGCAACGACTTTCGATGGCAAAGTAGCCACTGTTACTGGCGCAGTGAAGGAACTGGCATCGGTTTTTTTGTGACTTGGGTATGACCGATTCCAAACTGGAATGGGTTGTGGTCCGTCGTTTCGCTGTTCGAATTCTCACTGAAATGATACTTTTCTGAGCCTTAACTCAAGCACTTAACCGAAGAGAAATAAACAAATGGAGTTGTCATTTGACGTATTGGGGCTGCTTTTCCTGGTTGCAGCACTGGCAGGATTTATCGATGCAATCGCAGGGGGGGGAGGGTTGCTGACAGTCCCGGCCCTGCTGGCAGCTGGCGTGCCGCCCACCCAAGCGCTGGCAACCAACAAATTGCAGGGCTCATTCGGCAGCTTTTCTGCCTCGCTGTACTTTGTCCGCAATGGTTTGGTCAGTTTGGGGGAGATGCGCAATGCGATTGTCTTTACTTTTCTCGGTGCCGCGACAGGGGCCGAGCTGGTCCAGCGCATCGATGCGGGGGTGTTGACCCAGCTAATTCCTATTTTGCTGGTGTGCATTTCCCTGTATTTCTTGTTCGCGCCGCAGGTCGGGCAAGGGGGAGGCACGCCGAAA
This Photobacterium gaetbulicola Gung47 DNA region includes the following protein-coding sequences:
- a CDS encoding hypothetical protein (COG0730) gives rise to the protein MELSFDVLGLLFLVAALAGFIDAIAGGGGLLTVPALLAAGVPPTQALATNKLQGSFGSFSASLYFVRNGLVSLGEMRNAIVFTFLGAATGAELVQRIDAGVLTQLIPILLVCISLYFLFAPQVGQGGGTPKLSDNIFALVVGTSIGFYDGFFGPGAGALYTICFVAIAQFGLVEATARTKILNFTSNFAALLFFIFAGLPVWEIGIIMAVGGFIGARMGAKVVISKGRKLIRPMVVITSMGMAIKLLVEQNPQWFQ